A portion of the Bacillus sp. es.034 genome contains these proteins:
- a CDS encoding DUF1456 family protein encodes MDNNDILIRLRYALDLKNTEMVDIFKHGGIELSKDEVMKVLTKSMDQEEGMNEEDEHIHCDDEMFESFLNGFITFKRGKREPKPGQAERPELTYEHVNNLLLKKVKIALSLTSEDMIEILELADVHITKGELGAILRREGHKNYRICGDRYARNFLKGLAIRYRD; translated from the coding sequence ATTGATAATAACGATATCTTAATTCGATTGCGGTACGCTCTCGATCTTAAAAATACAGAAATGGTAGACATCTTCAAGCATGGAGGAATAGAATTATCGAAAGATGAAGTGATGAAAGTGCTGACGAAGTCAATGGATCAAGAAGAAGGTATGAATGAAGAGGACGAACACATCCATTGTGATGATGAGATGTTCGAATCCTTTTTAAATGGCTTTATCACGTTCAAAAGAGGGAAACGGGAGCCTAAGCCTGGACAGGCGGAAAGACCGGAATTAACGTATGAACATGTGAATAATCTTCTTTTGAAAAAAGTTAAGATTGCGCTCTCCTTAACCAGTGAGGATATGATTGAGATCCTGGAATTAGCTGACGTACATATCACCAAAGGAGAATTAGGTGCGATTTTACGAAGAGAGGGCCATAAAAATTACCGGATTTGCGGTGACCGCTACGCGCGGAACTTCTTAAAGGGATTGGCAATCCGATATAGGGATTAG